aaaacgaaaataaagtgctgaaaacatagttattacgctaaaaattgtgaaaagtaaattggtgaacaattttttgactttccaaatggaataaagtgatagtttttcaaatatttttccagacacgctgcctccattgggaataaaagtactggctgatagacgctacaatatttaacttacaacttgtaactcaacatcaatctcttattaatgcataaaaatgtgttaaatgtgatgtgatagtcgtataaatgctatatttatgagaatttataaatgtttcataaaaatggtcaagtaaaacacgattgtttagtgttttacttgaccacaatgattcttttacaactatcttaaaatgcactttgtctgattgtttgaaggggctcttattggcgtccttctaaatgtatccagaagggctcctaataattgcactcatgcgatacttttttgtagtaacttggcgtggtacaacttctcaatagtgacggcgcttttccgaggagttttggatatcgtatacgactgttttcgacgtagtggggattctcagaagcgcccccaaattcaaaaaatgttggcagggatggctcttgtaacaatagtgatggcaaaatactatcacagttggcgattgttgcagtgccaCTTACGAgtgtgtggtagcgatgaggatgaaatggaattttgaaatgctggcagggtattaCAACCCAAGTAgtacgattgtggatgacagtcttttgtagaagttgctacgcaattcatggtggagggtacatagattcggcctggccgaacttacggccgtatatacttgtttactgattatattttcagtttcattcaattttttaattcgattGCACTGAAGATATTTAGTACTCATTTAATTGTgacgagtactcaaaaaattagtcagaAACGAGTACGTGTAATCAAATACTTGTTACTTTCCTAACACTAAAATCCGGTCAAAACTGAATTTTGTAGACTGacgatataaataaataaataaataaatacataaatacaataaataaatattataaaaagatTATTCTACAAAAAAGCAAAAGATATATCGATGCCGAATAAGactgtcgaaaaaaaattgctGTTGAGGGGAAAATTGTTCCatctaatacaaataaaaaacatatttgttgGTCCTAAAATTGGATCCAATAAGGTATATTTGCTCCATCTTTCAAATCGACGTATTTTGTGCTCTATGTGGATAGTGAGTTAAAAATTCTCCAGAATACTTTGGATAATCAAGCATTTGCCACGAAACCCAAATTAGAGAACGTGTGCATTTCTCAGACGTTATCTTTGTTATCAGTTTCTAGTTTCTACGTGCACTAACAAGTATTGGTTAGGAAAAACTGTGAGTTTATAAATGGGACTTGGCGGTGCTTGTTAGTATAATTGGCAAATGCAGAACCTGTTTTGGTGATATTTGTTGTAAttgtgatttttgattttttatagttGGTAACATTTGTAGgagtattttaaaaattttctgaacctaaaaatggaatgaatattcatatttgtatagacataggGATACATTCAGTATGGAGCTACCGGAGAAAACCAAGTCGATTATGAAAACTGTTCAGATGATCGTATAAGTTGTATTGCCTTGTGTTTTTAAACAAGACCAAAAAATTAACGTAACGAGACACCGTCAACATTAAACATAAAGAACATGAATACACTTGCCACTCACACTGCTGACTGCATCTTCGTTGCAATATGAAGGGCTTTTGTACTTATTAGGCCTCCTGGATTCTGAATTACTGATGTATATGATGTATCGTTTTAACAACATTATGATTTTATAAGCATCGCCATCTTTCAACTACAAAAAAAGAATAAAGAACATGAAGAACTCTTTGAAGGTCTGAACAGTTACATTCAAAAGTCGGCGTATAATAACTGGTGAAGACGAATTGGAGGTTATATTCGGTAAAAAGACCCCTGAACCTATTAAAAGCAAAGCCGCTGGAATAAATTAAATAGTTCCCTCCAgcggaaaaagtattttttacgtccataaaatgagaaaatatttctgTTCGGGTTCAAAGAATTTCGTTTCTATCCTATAACTAGGGTTCACTCTATAAACGACAATTAACTTACTCCAATGGTATGTCTAATGAAACTGAAAGGGCATACATTCTGTTAATCTAGTAAAGTACTCAACTCCCCTTAAATCTACATGTATGATGTCTGTGCGCCAGAGCCTTGGTGGtccaaaaatttatgaagtccTGTCATCCTTTCTGTCGGTCCTTTAACACAGGTTTTAAGCGAACGGCGAGGAAATTCTATTGAGAAAGAAGAAAATGAGTGAAGTGGCCTGCTGCAGCACAGTGGAAGTGTGTTAGTCTTGCACGACGAAGGTGTTCGATTCCCGGCCGGGGTGGcattgccaaaaataatttaaatgcgtaaattattaaattcataAGGCTTCACTGAATAGTGATGCAAAACTCCCGCGTCAACATGATTATCACATCATCTTCTCCAAGCTGCTACAACAACAAATGAGAGTATGAAACAGCTCTCTTCTAATTAATATATCTATGATGCTGCCAGCTATAGCAATATTTTTTGACGATAtgctaaacatttattttggctAATTATTTAAGGCTTacacagactattcagtccattgtgataccacaaatgGTGAAATTCTATTGTTTGAATTGTTGAATTGTTTTATATGGGCGATTAGCATTCATGGCTTCCTGACCTCTTCTAGacggtaaaaccacttagagaagcttcgacACGCACAGGAATGTCAACTTTTGGTCAAAAGTGCGATTGAACCCGTGAAgctttgcaccacggtggctcctttcaTCATTCAAGTTAATACAGTCCAACCTcttaaacttggacactctgaaaagtgGGCAATTGCTGTGGGATGTTTGCTATATTATCACATTTAATAtaacctctcataagtggacatctctcaaatattgataaaattgagGCGACCGTGACCTCTTATAGACGACAAATGAACTTATTTCATTGTTAGGATATCAGCAACCAAATACTAAGTCCATTTTTACCAATAGGAGCGAGTAGAATACGCAACACATTAGTGCAAGATATATCCAGTGGCTGACGTGCGATCATTCTATAACCAAGAATTGTGTGTCATCTGTTCTTTGATTTGGAAACAGACGATATGTTAACACGATCCTCAGTGCAGTTTGTTCTACATTCCTTAATCGACACAGAGTATATGTCTGCACATTGGTAATTGTGAGCCTTCATCGGCATTGTATTCTAATAATGTCGGGAAATTTCTCTTGCATCTAGTTCTATACTATCTGCATAATACTGTCTCTACAATCATTTTGTGgtatttgataaaataatttaaactttttaatcTGTATCTAAGACTAATATGTTGTTTTTAAATCATTTACAGATTATTATAAAGggcaaaatattgtataatatTTCTTCATCTAACACCAACACCAGTTTTcattgcaaacatatatttgcaaacttttaaAACATtccaaaattataattaatgtaccggtaaaagtttaaataaaatatacgcAACATGAGACGACCAAACATCAAATGGTTGTTCAAAACCGCATGCTTACTCATTATTGCTGGAACAATTTTCATACTAATAACGGGATATTTATCTGCTAGTCCTTTTACTAATAAACTACCCATACAAAGACCAAATGCTGCGCCGCATGTGCAGCAACCCAACAGAAACTGGCCAGTTTTAGATGGGGATGAGCAGCCCGTTGTACCAGCTCCCGAAGAGGAGAATCTAAGAAATCATCGCAATGGTATACCAAATGTTCCTCCGGTTGAacaaccaaaaattaaaaaaggtgCCGCAAACGATGACCTATTTGatgaaaatgcatttttaaaagATGAATCTGAACATGTAGAACAACAGCCCGAACAACAACATCAGCAACTTTTGCCACCTAATCATGCCAAGAAAGATTGGCATGATTACACAGCAATGGAGCGTGACGCTAAACGAGTTGGTTTTGGAGAGCAAGGAAAAAGGGCCACCAACAGTGATGAATCAACTAAAGACATCGAAAGAAAAATGTCTTTGGAAAATGGTTTCAATGCTTATGTATCAGATATGATATCAGTAAATCGTTCTGTACCAGATATAAGAAACAAGGGgtgagtacaaaatgtacacaaAATTCAACTTTAGGTATAcatatacagtgcactcgcgttAACATGAACTAATTAAAATCAAGATAGTTCATGTaagcgaaaatgttcacgttagcgaacttgagcgaatttcagaacaaagcatagccatattcgggagttctaacgtgatagtcttttatttttgttgttagtaatattaaaaacttaatttaatttcatgaaaaaattaaaaaaagacatcggaaaaatatcagtgggtataTACTTATAAAGTAATTTATAATAGTTATGAAGCCATAATTGAATAGTTATAAagcaataattaaaattcaagaaaaaaccAAACTAGATTATTAAAAAATGCCGTAAGTGTTTTCAAAGTATttggcattgtgaatctgcctttaacgtcaaatttcatgttattCAGCGTTACGGAGTAGTTCGTGTAAGAAAAAGCGTGTTAACGTTAtgcggtgttcacgttaccgcgagtgcactgtatataATATATGGGATATTGATGCATTTAGTTTCATCTAACTCGCTTAAATCACGAGAGGTGTAAAGAGAATCTTATCTCATATGAGGGAATCTTGATCCGAATGGCTGTACCACAGAGTGGCATACCATTTACGAAGAAGTTTTGAAATGGCGCCAGCACATAACTATTGGTGTCTGAGATTGTTTGTTCAAATTCCGTGTAAACCAGGACTTTGTTCCAGATTGATAtaatggaaaacatttttgaccagACCCTGCACATCAATGCTGCATGTTgggtttgttttctatttatcTTTAGGTATTCATTCTTTTGTCTTTTGCTTTACAATAATTCTTCGTCATGTTGGTAGCTTAAAGAGACTGAATATCTGATCCGAAATccgaccgagtccgaacggcgtctcACATTGCGGTaagaccacttagagaagcttcgacACACACAGGAATGTCACCTTTTGGTCAAAAGTTCGATTGAACCCGTGAAgctttgcaccacggtgactccttTCATCATTCAAgttaatacagtgaaacctcttaaacttggacactctgaaaagtgGACAATTGCTgtgggacgtttgctatattatcacATTTAATATAATCTCTCATAAGTGGACATctctcaaatgttgacaaaattgaggCGACCGTGGCTGACCACTTCAGAGAGGTTTCACTTTATGTATTAATACGTAAACATTTCTTTTGGGGACATATCGCTTATTGACGAgatgtttttttggaattaaatgaACATTtccttttttgcgaaatttgttataaaaaaattggacatgATTGTAGTTGCTAcattagttttaaaaaatgtgcaataattgtattaaaaaaaactatagttgGTTGTTCTGACTCACACGTGGGAAGATTTTAGCGGATTTCTGTTTTATTTCGGCAAGGCATTTTATTTGCATCGTGCCATATGCAAGTGATTTTGCTCAATAAATTactgaaatatatataaaaagacATTAAAGTTTGTGAATCTGTTATTTGGTTGTGTTGAAAATCTTCTAActttatatacacaaagaaaatgtgtTCGGTTACATTTTTCTGGTCTGTGACGATGTAAAGTGTAGTCCAGAACCCCTCTTAGGTGTGACACCTCACGAAAGCGATACATATCATGTTTATTTTGCAATTTCAGTCcgatttatatatgaaattttgttcctcaATTGGGGATAACGAAATGGATAACGAAAAGTCTTTGTTTTGCCATTTCTAGGTGCCGTAAAAAGTTATATGCTGCAGAGTTGCTGACCGTAAGTGTTGTCATTCCATATTACAATGAACATTTTAGTGTTCTTGTGCGTTCAGTTCATAGTTTGGTTAATCGATCTCCACCGGAATTACTGAAAGAGATCATACTGGTTGATGACTTCAGTGATCGTGAATATCTTTTTAAGCAATTGGACCAATATGTAGCAGAAAACTTTccaaatttagtacaaattatacgtttgaaaaaacgcactGGTCTCATTGGGGCAAGAATGGCTGGTGCACGTAAGGCCACAGCCGAAGTATTAATATTTCTAGACTCACATATAGAAGCAAACTACAATTGGCTTCCACCTCTGTTAGAACCTATAAAACTGAATAAACGTACGGCTGTATGCCCATTTATTGATGTAATTGACCATTCCAACTTTGAGTATCGAGCCCAAGATGAAGGCGCACGAGGCGCATTCGATTGGGAATTCTATTATAAACGGCTACCATTGTTGCCCGAGGATTTGGTGGATAGAACAAAACCATTTAAAAGTCCGGTTATGGCAGGCGGTCTTTTTTCCATATCGCGAGAATTCTTCTTTGAATTGGGCGGCTATGACGAGGGTCTAGATATTTGGGGTGGAGAGCAATATGAATTGAGTTTCAAAATATGGATGTGTGGTGGTGAAATGTATGATGCGCCATGTTCCCGTATAGCTCATATATATCGAGGTCCACGAAATAGTGCACCCAGTCCTCGAAAGGGTGATTATGTTCATAGGGTGAGTTTTTTTTGTCGATTAACTTAGATTTGCATTTCTCTATTTGCCCTATACTTGCAGAACTACAAACGAGTTGCTGAAGTTTGGATGGATGAATACAAGAACTATTTGTACGAACATGGTCAGGGCATCTACGAAACTTTGGATGCTGGAGATCTTACGGAACAAAAAGCTATTCGTGAAAAGCTTCACTGCAAATCCTTCAAATGGTTTATGGAAAACGTTGCATTTGATTTGATGAAAGTTTATCCCGCTGTGGAGCCGGCGGATTATGCTTTTGGcgctatcaaaaatgttggagCACCTACGTTGTGTGTCGATACCCTCGGTAAGCCAAGACATTCTGAAATTGGTTTGTACCCATGTCATGAAGATGTAAAGCGGCCACAACGCAATCAAAACTGGGCCCTCAGTTGGCATCGTGATCTACGACTACGAAGAAAATTAGATTGCCTAGATGTGCAACAAACGCACAAGAATGCCCCAGTTTGGCTATGGGATTGTCATGGCCAGGGTGGAAATCAAT
This is a stretch of genomic DNA from Haematobia irritans isolate KBUSLIRL chromosome 4, ASM5000362v1, whole genome shotgun sequence. It encodes these proteins:
- the Pgant6 gene encoding polypeptide N-Acetylgalactosaminyltransferase 6 is translated as MRRPNIKWLFKTACLLIIAGTIFILITGYLSASPFTNKLPIQRPNAAPHVQQPNRNWPVLDGDEQPVVPAPEEENLRNHRNGIPNVPPVEQPKIKKGAANDDLFDENAFLKDESEHVEQQPEQQHQQLLPPNHAKKDWHDYTAMERDAKRVGFGEQGKRATNSDESTKDIERKMSLENGFNAYVSDMISVNRSVPDIRNKGCRKKLYAAELLTVSVVIPYYNEHFSVLVRSVHSLVNRSPPELLKEIILVDDFSDREYLFKQLDQYVAENFPNLVQIIRLKKRTGLIGARMAGARKATAEVLIFLDSHIEANYNWLPPLLEPIKLNKRTAVCPFIDVIDHSNFEYRAQDEGARGAFDWEFYYKRLPLLPEDLVDRTKPFKSPVMAGGLFSISREFFFELGGYDEGLDIWGGEQYELSFKIWMCGGEMYDAPCSRIAHIYRGPRNSAPSPRKGDYVHRNYKRVAEVWMDEYKNYLYEHGQGIYETLDAGDLTEQKAIREKLHCKSFKWFMENVAFDLMKVYPAVEPADYAFGAIKNVGAPTLCVDTLGKPRHSEIGLYPCHEDVKRPQRNQNWALSWHRDLRLRRKLDCLDVQQTHKNAPVWLWDCHGQGGNQFWSYDRDHNWLVHGRNHGNSKRCLEASPKDRKLYVNICDEDNLYMQWHFGVVNNTALDTFWDEIPNTH